The Thermus islandicus DSM 21543 DNA segment ACCCCGTTCGCCCCCACCACGGCCGCGGTCACGCCCTTTAGGTCCCGGCCGGTTCGGGCGAAGTGGGCGAGGATCCGGGGGATGGCCGCCCTCACGGTGCCCGCAGTGTAGGCCCCGCCGTTCGTGACCTCTATCCCGGGAACCGCCTCCTGCACCGCCTTCCCCTTCTCCCCCACCACGCTCCAGAAGGCCCCCAGGCCCACCACCGTGGCCCCGAGCTCCCGGGCCAGCCTTGCCCCCTGGATGGCCCGGCGCACGGCGAGCTCGGGCTTGCCCTTGATCTGGTGGGGGAGGAGGGGGGCGGAGATGAGGTGGCAGCGCACCTCCCTCCCATCCGCCGTCCTCACCCCCCGCACCTCCCCCACCTTCATGGGACGGAAGCGTTCGGCGAGGCGCTCCATCCACTCCTGCCTCAGGAGGCCAAGCCGCACGAGAGGCCTTAGCCAGCGAAAGCGGGGGCTCTGCCAGAAGTCCTCCAGGGTCAGGGGGTGGATGAGGAAGGCGCAGACCACCTGCTTCTCGGAAGGAAGGGGCATGGGCTCCCCAAGCCTGGGCTCCGTGCCCTCGAGGATCCGCCCCAGGTTCTCCTTGTACCGCCACAGGGCGAGGAGGAGGAGGAGGAGGCTGAGGAACCTTTCTGTCGGCCCGAACCCCCCGAAGAGGAAGACCCCGAAAAGGCCCAGGGGCAGGGAGAGGGCGGCCAAGGAGGCGTAGCCCGTGAGGGCATAGACCGCAAGGGCCAGGGCCACGGGCACGAGGCCGAGGGCGGGCGGCAGGGGAAGGCCGGAAAGCACCCCCAAAAGGACCCCCGCCCCCTTGGCCCGGAGGGGCCAGGGGTCCCGGAGAAAAAGGGGATAGAGGTGGCCCAGATAGACCGCCACCCCGAGGGCGAGGAGCCCTGCGCCGTCCAGGCCAAGGACCCGCCCCAGCAAGAGGGGCAAATAGCCCTTGAGAACGTCTAGGAGGAAGGATAGGAGGACAAGCCCCAAGCCCATGCGTTTCAGGGCGCTCTCCAGGCCCAGGGCGTAGGGGCTCGCCGTGCGCGGGTCCACCCCGCGCCTTTGGGCCAGGCCGTAGCCCAAGGGCAGGCCCCCCACCAGGTAGGCCAGGGGAAGGAGAAGCCAGGTCATCCCCGGTAGTTTAGCCCTGCCCCCCTGTTCCGGGCGAGGGGGGCCTAGGAAACAAGGCCCCGGGCCCCGCGCGGGGCCCGGGGTGCGGCAGGCTCAGGCCCGGGCCGCCTTGGCCTTCTCCACCAGCTCCGCGAAGACCCGCGGCTCCCGCACCGCCAGGTCGGCCAGCACCTTCCGGTCAAGGGCAATCCCCGCCTTCTTAAGGCCGTTCATGAAGCTGGAGTAGTTGAGGCCGTGCTGGCGGCAAGCGGCGTTGATGCGCACGATCCAAAGCCTCCGGAAATCCCGCTTCTTCCGCTTGCGGTCGCGGTAGGCGTAGTTCCCAGCGGCAAAGAGGGTTTCCCGGGCCTTGCGGAAGCTCTTGGAGCGCAGGCCCCAGTAGCCCTTGGCCAGCTTCAGGATCTTCTTGTGCTTCCGGCGGCGGACGACTCCCGTCTTGGCGCGCGGCATCCTCTACCCCCTCCTAGGCGTAGGGGAGGAGGAGCTTGAGGCGCTCCGCCTCCGGCTTGGCCAGGGTGAACTTCCGTCCCTTCTGCCGGATCGCCTTCCCCGACTTGTGCCAGTTCAGGTGCCGTTTGCCGGTCTTCATGGCCACCACCTTGCCCGAAGCGGTAACCTTCACCCGCTTCTTGGCGCCCTTATGGGTCTTCATCTTCGGCATAGCCTTCCTCCGGCCCGGGGAGCGCCCCCAAAAGGGGGTCTTGGAGGCTCCCCAAAGCCCTCCCACTATACCAGAGGGGGCGCCTTCGGTCTAGGCGGAAACCTTGGCCGGGGCCAGGAGCATGTTCATGTCCCGGCCTAGGAGTTCGGGCTTCATCTCCACCACGGCCACGCCCTTGAGGTCCTCGGCCACCCGCTCCAGGAGCCGCTGCCCGAGCTCAGGATGGCTCATCTCCCGCCCCCGGAACATGATGGTCACCTTAACCTTGTGGCCTTCCTCCAGGAAGCGCTTGATATGGCCCAGCTTGGTCTGATAGTCGTGGGTGTCTATTTTGACCCGGAACTTGATGGACTTGACCTCGGTGCGCTTGGCCTTTTTCCGGGCCTCCTTCTCCGCCACCTGCTGCTGGTAGCGCCACTTGGAGTAGTCCATGATGCGGGCCACGGGGGGATCGGCCGTGGGACCCACCAGAACCAGGTCCAGCCCCTGCTCCTCGGCCAGGCGCAAGGCCTCCCGGGTGTCCATGATGCCGAGCTGCTGCCCCTCGGGCCCGATGACCCGGACCTGCTTGGCGCGGATCCGCTCGTTGGTCAGGTATTCCTTTATCTACACCACCTCCCTGCCCGCAAACGCCTGGGACCGTGCTTGCGGGCTAAGGGGAGTGTAGCAGGAAACGCCCTCCGGCTACAATGGGGGCATGGTCCAGACGGAAAGAGGCCGGGTGGCCACGGTCTTCCTCAACGACCCCGAGCGGCGTAACCCCCTTTCCCCGGAGATGGTAGGGGGGCTCTTGGAGGCGCTGGAGGCCCTCGAGGCCGACCCCGGGGTGAGGGTGGTGGTCCTCACGGGCAAGGGCCGAGCCTTCAGCGCCGGGGCGGACCTGGCCTTTTTGGAAAAGGTCACGGAGCTTGGGGCCGAGGAGAACTACCGCCACTCCCTCTCCCTCATGCGGCTCTTCCACCGCCTTTACACCTTTCCCAAGCCCACCGTGGCGGCAGTGAACGGTCCGGCGGTGGCGGGGGGGGCCGGCCTCGCCTTGGCCTCGGACCTGGTGGTGATGGACGAGGAGGCCCAGATGGGCTTCACCGAGGTGAGGATCGGGTTTGTGGCCGCCTTGGTCTCTGTTCTCCTCACCCGGGCCGTGGGGGAGAAGGTGGCCAAGGACCTCCTCCTCACGGGGAGGCTCTTAGGGGCAGAGGAGGCCAAGGCCCTGGGCCTCGTAAACCGCCTGGCCGCGCCGGGAAAGGCCTTGGAAGAGGCCCGGGCCCTGGCGGAGGAGGTAGCGGCCAATGCCCCCACCTCCCTCCGCCTTACCAAAGAACTCCTCCTCGCCCTCCCGGGCATGGGCCTCGAGGAGGGCTTCCGCCTGGCGGCCCTGGCCAACGCTTGGGTGCGGGAGACCGGGGATCTGAAGGAGGGCATCCGCGCCTTCTTTGAACGGCGCAAACCCCGGTTCTAATACCACCCCATGCGGACTTGCCCCCGCCTGAGGGCCCCGGTGGAAAGTCCCGGCGGGGTTTTCGGGACATCCCGTTGGTTTCGCAACCTGGGGTATGCTCCCGGGAAAGCCCCAGGTTTAGGCCCTGCCCTTTTTCTGCGCCCACCTCTCCTTGAGGCGAGCGAAGAGGGCCTCCACCTTGGCCTTGGGCAGGATCACCTGCTCCGTCCGCCCCTTGCCCATCAGGTCGCCAAGCTCGTTGTAGGCCTCCATGACGGCGTAGACGCGATTTCCCTCGGTGCGCTCGTGGCGGGCCACGATGCGCACCCGCATCCCCGGTAGCGCCGAGGCCAGGTGCCGCACCTCCACATAGCTCCCGATCCCTTCCTCGCCTTCTTCCAGGAAGGGCAGGATGATCTTCCGGCCCGCCAGCTCCATGTGCTTGGCCATCCAGTAGGTGGCGTAGACAGGATGGACGGGGCCGAGCTCCTCAAAGTTCACCGTCATCTCCTCGGTGACCACGGTCTCAAAGACCGCCTCGTAGCCTTGGGGAATGGGGCGCATGCTACTTCCTCAGGTCCAGAACCCGCCTCAGCTTCCCCCCTTCGCTCCTTGGGGCCTGGCCCGGGGCCAACAGGGTCACCCTCATGCTCACCCCGATGGTGTCCTTGATCTTGTGGGCCACCTTTTCCCGGAGGGCATGGAGGCGATGGTCCGCCTCCACCACCTCGTCGGAGAGGACCTCCTGGCCGATTTGCCGGAAGAAGTCCTCGGAGACCTCCACCTTGAGCTCGGCCTCGTCCAGGGTACCCTCGCGGCGCACCACGATCTGGTAAAGGGGCACCACCTCGGGGATGCCCAGGAGAACGGCCTCCACCTGGGTGGGGTAGACGTTGACCCCCCGAACGATGAGCATATCGTCGGTACGCCCCAACACGGGCCCCATGCGCACATGGGTGCGGCCGCAGGCGCACGGCTCATGGGTGAGGAAGGTGAGGTCCCCGGTCCAGTAGCGGAGGAGGGGCATGGCCTCCTTGGTGAGGGTGGTGAGGACTAAGACCCCCACCTTGCCCTCGGGAAGGGGTTCCCCGGTATCGGGGTCCACCACCTCGGGGAGGAAGTGGTCCTCCCAGATGTGGCTCCCCCGCCTTTCCTCCACGCACTCGTTGGCCACCCCGGGCCCGATGATCTCGGAGAGGCCGTAGATGTTGGTGCTCCTCACCCCAAGGCCCTCGTCCACCTGCTTCCTTATGGCCTCAGTCCAGGGCTCGGCGCCCAAGACGGCGTACTTTAGGGAGATCTCCTCTGGGGAAACCCCCCGCTTCCGGAACTCCTCCGCCAGGGTCTGGGCATAGGAAGGGGTACAGGAGAT contains these protein-coding regions:
- a CDS encoding glycerol-3-phosphate acyltransferase, producing the protein MTWLLLPLAYLVGGLPLGYGLAQRRGVDPRTASPYALGLESALKRMGLGLVLLSFLLDVLKGYLPLLLGRVLGLDGAGLLALGVAVYLGHLYPLFLRDPWPLRAKGAGVLLGVLSGLPLPPALGLVPVALALAVYALTGYASLAALSLPLGLFGVFLFGGFGPTERFLSLLLLLLALWRYKENLGRILEGTEPRLGEPMPLPSEKQVVCAFLIHPLTLEDFWQSPRFRWLRPLVRLGLLRQEWMERLAERFRPMKVGEVRGVRTADGREVRCHLISAPLLPHQIKGKPELAVRRAIQGARLARELGATVVGLGAFWSVVGEKGKAVQEAVPGIEVTNGGAYTAGTVRAAIPRILAHFARTGRDLKGVTAAVVGANGVVAFGIARQIAPYVGRLLLVGRDLKRLEKAAESLRRNLERKGEAPEIVATTEIAAIREADLVFTATSDPNPVIYPEHVKPGAWVYDEGVPPDVHPSVKEVPGVRVIPGGVVRLPGEARATLDLHFGAPNQVPACLAETMVLAAEEAFDRKSLGGEVKAENIQFFVERAEALGFRVVE
- the rplT gene encoding 50S ribosomal protein L20, with amino-acid sequence MPRAKTGVVRRRKHKKILKLAKGYWGLRSKSFRKARETLFAAGNYAYRDRKRKKRDFRRLWIVRINAACRQHGLNYSSFMNGLKKAGIALDRKVLADLAVREPRVFAELVEKAKAARA
- a CDS encoding phenylacetate--CoA ligase produces the protein MYQPELEALPRPRLRALQEERLKRVVAYVHERVPFYRKLLDEAGVDPKGLKGLEDLPRLPFTRKADLRDHYPFGLFAVPRENLARIHASSGTTGKPMVVGYTKGDLQVFAEVVARSLAAAGARPGMMLHNAYGYGLFTGGLGLHGGGEALGMTVVPVSGGMTERQLMLIQDLRPEVISCTPSYAQTLAEEFRKRGVSPEEISLKYAVLGAEPWTEAIRKQVDEGLGVRSTNIYGLSEIIGPGVANECVEERRGSHIWEDHFLPEVVDPDTGEPLPEGKVGVLVLTTLTKEAMPLLRYWTGDLTFLTHEPCACGRTHVRMGPVLGRTDDMLIVRGVNVYPTQVEAVLLGIPEVVPLYQIVVRREGTLDEAELKVEVSEDFFRQIGQEVLSDEVVEADHRLHALREKVAHKIKDTIGVSMRVTLLAPGQAPRSEGGKLRRVLDLRK
- the rpmI gene encoding 50S ribosomal protein L35, with product MPKMKTHKGAKKRVKVTASGKVVAMKTGKRHLNWHKSGKAIRQKGRKFTLAKPEAERLKLLLPYA
- a CDS encoding thioesterase family protein, translated to MRPIPQGYEAVFETVVTEEMTVNFEELGPVHPVYATYWMAKHMELAGRKIILPFLEEGEEGIGSYVEVRHLASALPGMRVRIVARHERTEGNRVYAVMEAYNELGDLMGKGRTEQVILPKAKVEALFARLKERWAQKKGRA
- the infC gene encoding translation initiation factor IF-3; translated protein: MKEYLTNERIRAKQVRVIGPEGQQLGIMDTREALRLAEEQGLDLVLVGPTADPPVARIMDYSKWRYQQQVAEKEARKKAKRTEVKSIKFRVKIDTHDYQTKLGHIKRFLEEGHKVKVTIMFRGREMSHPELGQRLLERVAEDLKGVAVVEMKPELLGRDMNMLLAPAKVSA
- a CDS encoding enoyl-CoA hydratase/isomerase family protein encodes the protein MVQTERGRVATVFLNDPERRNPLSPEMVGGLLEALEALEADPGVRVVVLTGKGRAFSAGADLAFLEKVTELGAEENYRHSLSLMRLFHRLYTFPKPTVAAVNGPAVAGGAGLALASDLVVMDEEAQMGFTEVRIGFVAALVSVLLTRAVGEKVAKDLLLTGRLLGAEEAKALGLVNRLAAPGKALEEARALAEEVAANAPTSLRLTKELLLALPGMGLEEGFRLAALANAWVRETGDLKEGIRAFFERRKPRF